Proteins co-encoded in one Oceanispirochaeta sp. M1 genomic window:
- a CDS encoding Ig-like domain-containing protein, with product MKASLLVFLFCLFHSCTIIDLQPGKLFSTTPSVEYEILNKEDSISICFSEDVDQPSVQSISCIRRNGIKAETTFDWEDGKKLIIIPAEELYRGLEYRLEFKGIYRNISGTEREASLSLPFYIHSSEFTPLEIMDFYPADGAVLNSAGPVRISFNKAVDTPSLSNALKISPPVKISKTWSAESENTLIIEADDDWDNLTNYRISLDENLCSTDGDPLYPDWDLSFYIEDGSSSPSVIQCGSCRRDRLSDFPWISENLENLLASQAVRIRFSEAMDQEKTESSFSITPSTAGEIYWIEEDLIFCPDLSFRSSQSFRLKITKDAESNNGIRMTDSYILDFVPAVAPLTLISLECSSPGGFILNEFSSTTFYDLPVQPVSPFDLSFHFTFSAPFTTDSEKQRVQDSLSFYEVFSSGGSPRTGLYSWSSDYRMTAIFSGFTADSDSDYYYLMDLKGGTQGIFNSEGSYMDETVSQLFRTVRQ from the coding sequence ATGAAAGCATCTCTACTTGTTTTCCTTTTCTGCCTTTTTCATTCATGTACAATTATCGATCTGCAGCCTGGTAAACTGTTCAGTACCACTCCGTCTGTTGAATATGAGATTCTAAATAAAGAAGATTCTATTTCAATCTGTTTTTCTGAAGATGTGGATCAGCCCTCTGTTCAGAGCATAAGCTGTATCAGAAGAAACGGTATCAAAGCCGAAACAACCTTTGACTGGGAAGATGGAAAAAAACTGATAATTATTCCAGCTGAAGAATTGTACAGAGGATTGGAATACCGCCTGGAGTTCAAGGGAATATACCGCAATATTTCCGGAACAGAGAGGGAAGCATCCCTGTCTCTCCCCTTCTACATTCATAGTTCAGAATTCACCCCGCTGGAGATTATGGATTTTTATCCTGCTGACGGCGCTGTACTCAACAGCGCCGGCCCGGTGCGGATTTCTTTTAATAAAGCGGTTGATACGCCATCACTCAGTAATGCGCTGAAGATAAGTCCGCCAGTGAAGATAAGTAAAACCTGGAGCGCCGAATCAGAGAATACTTTGATTATAGAAGCTGATGATGACTGGGACAATCTGACAAACTATAGAATCAGCCTGGATGAAAACCTCTGCAGTACTGACGGCGATCCCCTCTATCCCGACTGGGACCTGAGCTTTTACATTGAAGACGGCAGCAGCTCTCCTTCTGTAATCCAGTGTGGAAGCTGCAGGAGGGACAGGCTTTCAGATTTCCCATGGATCTCTGAGAATCTGGAAAATCTACTCGCCTCACAGGCTGTCAGGATAAGGTTTTCTGAAGCCATGGATCAGGAAAAGACCGAATCATCCTTCAGCATAACGCCCTCAACAGCCGGAGAAATCTACTGGATAGAAGAGGATCTTATATTCTGCCCCGACCTATCTTTCAGATCCTCCCAGAGTTTCAGGTTGAAGATCACTAAGGATGCAGAAAGTAATAATGGTATAAGGATGACAGACAGTTATATTCTGGACTTTGTTCCTGCAGTTGCTCCTTTAACACTTATCAGCCTGGAATGCAGTTCTCCCGGCGGTTTCATACTGAATGAGTTCAGTTCAACTACTTTTTATGACCTGCCCGTACAGCCTGTCTCTCCCTTTGATTTGAGTTTTCATTTTACCTTTTCAGCTCCCTTTACCACTGATAGTGAAAAACAGAGGGTACAGGACAGTCTCAGCTTTTATGAAGTATTCAGCTCGGGCGGCAGTCCCCGGACAGGCCTCTATTCATGGAGCAGTGACTACAGAATGACAGCAATATTCAGCGGATTCACTGCCGATTCGGATTCAGATTATTACTACCTTATGGATTTAAAGGGTGGTACACAGGGAATTTTCAACAGTGAAGGAAGTTATATGGATGAAACAGTCAGTCAGCTGTTCAGGACGGTTCGTCAATGA
- a CDS encoding Ig-like domain-containing protein — protein sequence MKKILLFTALVHLLISLWACRFLEEMIHTKVPEVENCSLETDHTLLQFTTPMNWNLTEQAFSLTEEDSELEGRFIWDGNKMSFYPHRGIMENRNYTLNLENSAEDGYGNSLGENRSWKFYTGEDNTPPLIQSVNPVDKSEISNLRQSVSYDFSETVDHMSFREALEVSPALEYHLEWTEGNTSVQVQPLEDYSEGEDYTFTVSTRLKDLAQNNLKQKHELHYLISSNDELLLESIILESSSAELEENGITEYVEKDDILNGRLNRRIYSDEIYGLIRIQPDVSFSLDWDIEYREFTLSFDEDLRYGESYDLYILDRLYTIQCTGSHSIPLSIESIFFCSQDGAAPQKQLVLNESLGAYDSDTATLEFILNHSPYGVISESSFMKAFSIESSVLSFRLLSLELEAAPPATQSLIRICLDVSDTGFPGTVRFSLDDSLSDSLGNSLEENWTMMVNQP from the coding sequence ATGAAAAAGATATTACTCTTCACGGCTCTGGTTCATCTTCTTATAAGCCTGTGGGCCTGCCGTTTTCTTGAGGAGATGATACATACAAAAGTCCCTGAAGTAGAAAACTGCAGTCTTGAAACGGATCACACCCTTCTACAATTCACCACCCCTATGAACTGGAACCTTACTGAACAGGCTTTCAGCCTCACAGAGGAGGACAGTGAATTGGAAGGCCGTTTTATCTGGGATGGAAATAAGATGTCTTTTTATCCCCATAGGGGAATCATGGAAAATCGTAACTATACTCTGAATCTGGAGAACTCTGCGGAGGATGGTTACGGTAATTCTCTGGGTGAAAACCGAAGCTGGAAGTTTTATACTGGTGAAGATAATACTCCACCTTTGATTCAATCTGTTAATCCGGTTGATAAATCAGAAATAAGCAATCTCCGGCAGTCTGTTTCCTATGATTTCTCAGAAACAGTTGATCATATGAGTTTTCGAGAAGCCCTGGAAGTCAGTCCGGCACTGGAATACCACCTGGAGTGGACTGAGGGGAACACATCTGTCCAGGTACAGCCATTGGAAGATTATTCAGAGGGAGAGGACTATACATTTACTGTCAGCACCCGGCTTAAGGACCTGGCGCAGAATAACCTGAAGCAAAAACATGAGCTTCATTACCTGATAAGCAGCAATGATGAATTGCTCCTTGAATCCATCATTCTGGAAAGCAGTTCTGCAGAGCTGGAAGAAAATGGAATAACTGAATACGTAGAGAAGGATGACATTCTGAATGGCAGACTCAACCGTCGTATTTATTCTGATGAAATCTATGGACTGATCAGGATTCAGCCCGATGTTTCATTTAGTCTTGATTGGGATATTGAATACAGGGAATTCACTCTGAGCTTTGATGAAGATCTTCGTTATGGTGAGAGTTATGATCTTTATATACTGGACCGCCTCTATACAATTCAATGTACTGGTTCACACAGTATTCCCCTCAGCATTGAATCTATCTTTTTCTGTTCTCAAGATGGTGCGGCTCCACAGAAACAACTGGTACTTAATGAATCCCTGGGTGCATATGATTCAGATACGGCAACTCTTGAATTCATTCTGAATCACAGCCCTTATGGGGTAATCAGTGAGAGTTCCTTTATGAAGGCATTCTCAATTGAGAGTTCTGTTCTCAGCTTCAGATTACTCTCATTGGAGCTGGAAGCAGCTCCTCCTGCCACACAGTCACTTATCAGGATCTGCCTCGATGTTTCAGACACAGGGTTTCCCGGTACGGTTCGTTTTTCACTTGATGATTCTCTATCTGACAGCCTTGGAAACAGTCTTGAAGAGAACTGGACAATGATGGTCAATCAGCCTTGA
- a CDS encoding efflux RND transporter permease subunit, giving the protein MNLYDWSRDHPLSVLMAWGALLLFGILSFFELEMEELPEAASTVITVVSELPGFPAEEIESLITIPMENTLSGIRYIKDMESVSKRGYSRVLLHFDWGADMYQSSISVRECIDGLYPYLPRGMKKPLVMSNDLAGDPVIMLAVKALENNDEKDFYSILNSEIKNRLQGLDEIAYVSIRGLKKPEIHVELDMDALSVRGISIAETASALSSFLIKKTAGKITDRGIQRLVTVESGINTAAEIEELQLFPGIRLKDIAEIKEESEQQGSIFLSNGELAWGFCIYKNASSGTAKAADAVKNILPLLKDEYSGRLGFQIIDDESVRIKKNISSLFLSLFWGLTGAFLVLLLLYRQLSPALITAASIPFTLILNFFFLYIFKISLNTISLYGMIAAIGLIADNSIIVLHELEKGEDIQNINSALFTSTLTTVIVFLPPLFIPGPTSVLFGDLVLTVVFTVGLSLPVSLFFTPACYRLLNKKLTVSYVPLHVNPPSSHCNKVKSCYFKVLNTFLSQGRFSAKALYIFILIFLSGMVLLKVIPFELFPDRQSNKLLLSLSLPPAYSPGRVIAEASSISTKIQAEFPLNTIIMESEGSDRNNFSFSSSNMNIGDSNQLNILIINEKRISPEMKKAIHNFCRNTLYLQNCRVEPLPGTFQKLYPEDKGISLASIDSDTLYELPLPPGTSESGDSKMELYYLETDPQRLIASNISPLTIHTELTARINGLSAGEVERAKDKINILVRAAERYRSDFSSLSRMITAETAAPLDLLGKFMKSSHRDAFYRKNQQYIRSISSIRTEDKGVLEEELKSYLPPEISILKDEETEMHQLTYLYALSLVFLFLILGVQTGSLRKTLILYSSLVPAIWGGLIFLLIFRQSLNIYSFLGLLILQGTIVNSGILLLSSLDGSFKQGRSIQQGAACRLKPLSGSCLSTVTALIPVLITALLSENGEAGMALSLIGGLLFGTMLVLILLPAFYQNLVLLNGK; this is encoded by the coding sequence TTGAATTTGTATGACTGGAGCAGAGATCACCCACTGTCTGTTCTCATGGCATGGGGAGCACTTCTTTTATTTGGAATACTCTCCTTTTTTGAATTGGAGATGGAGGAACTTCCTGAGGCAGCTAGTACGGTCATTACAGTTGTCAGTGAACTTCCGGGTTTTCCTGCTGAAGAAATAGAATCTCTTATTACAATCCCCATGGAAAACACACTCTCAGGTATCCGGTATATCAAAGATATGGAATCTGTCAGCAAACGGGGATATTCAAGGGTTCTTCTCCATTTCGACTGGGGAGCCGATATGTATCAATCTTCAATATCTGTACGGGAATGTATCGACGGACTCTACCCATACCTTCCGAGGGGGATGAAAAAGCCTCTGGTCATGAGTAATGACCTGGCTGGAGATCCTGTTATAATGCTTGCTGTAAAGGCTCTGGAGAACAATGATGAAAAAGATTTCTATTCAATTCTGAACAGTGAAATAAAAAACAGATTACAGGGACTCGATGAAATTGCCTATGTCAGTATTCGGGGGCTGAAAAAGCCTGAAATACATGTTGAACTGGATATGGATGCCCTTTCGGTCAGAGGAATATCCATTGCAGAGACTGCTTCAGCCCTCTCCTCTTTTCTAATAAAGAAAACTGCCGGGAAAATCACTGATAGAGGGATACAGCGCCTGGTCACAGTGGAAAGCGGAATCAACACAGCCGCAGAGATTGAAGAGCTTCAACTCTTTCCCGGTATCAGACTAAAGGATATTGCAGAAATCAAAGAAGAGAGTGAACAGCAGGGCTCTATTTTTCTCTCTAACGGAGAACTGGCCTGGGGATTCTGTATATATAAAAATGCTTCTTCGGGTACTGCAAAAGCCGCCGATGCTGTAAAAAATATTCTTCCCCTTCTGAAAGATGAATACTCGGGCAGATTGGGTTTTCAGATCATTGATGATGAGTCTGTAAGAATCAAAAAAAACATCAGCTCTCTTTTTTTATCCCTCTTCTGGGGGCTGACAGGAGCCTTTCTGGTTCTCCTTCTCCTCTATAGGCAATTGTCTCCGGCACTTATAACAGCAGCCTCTATCCCCTTTACTCTGATTCTGAATTTCTTTTTTCTTTATATCTTCAAGATCAGTCTCAACACAATCTCTTTGTATGGAATGATAGCAGCCATAGGTCTCATAGCCGACAACAGCATTATAGTGCTTCATGAGCTTGAAAAAGGTGAAGATATACAGAATATAAACTCGGCCCTGTTCACCTCTACCCTCACAACGGTGATTGTCTTTTTGCCTCCTCTCTTTATACCGGGACCTACATCTGTTCTTTTTGGAGATCTTGTTCTGACGGTTGTATTTACTGTGGGGCTCTCACTTCCTGTATCCCTGTTTTTTACTCCAGCCTGTTACAGGCTCCTTAACAAAAAGCTGACGGTTTCTTATGTTCCATTGCATGTAAATCCTCCCTCTAGTCATTGTAACAAAGTCAAATCCTGCTATTTTAAAGTTCTGAATACATTTCTTTCGCAAGGAAGATTTTCCGCTAAGGCTTTATACATTTTTATTTTGATCTTCCTATCCGGAATGGTTCTTCTGAAAGTTATTCCATTTGAACTTTTTCCTGACAGGCAGAGCAATAAATTACTCCTGTCCCTATCACTTCCCCCGGCTTACAGTCCCGGTCGCGTCATCGCCGAAGCTTCATCTATCTCAACAAAAATACAGGCAGAATTTCCACTGAATACAATAATAATGGAATCTGAAGGATCTGATCGTAATAACTTTTCTTTTAGCTCCTCCAATATGAATATTGGAGATTCGAACCAACTAAATATTCTTATCATTAATGAAAAGAGAATATCTCCAGAAATGAAGAAGGCAATTCATAATTTCTGCCGGAATACTCTTTATCTGCAGAATTGCAGAGTAGAACCTCTCCCTGGAACGTTTCAAAAGCTCTACCCCGAAGACAAGGGGATAAGTCTTGCCAGTATTGATTCTGACACTCTATATGAATTACCCCTTCCACCGGGAACATCTGAATCCGGGGACAGTAAGATGGAGCTATACTATCTTGAAACTGATCCTCAGAGACTCATAGCCTCAAATATTTCACCCCTCACAATCCATACCGAATTAACAGCCAGGATAAATGGTCTTTCCGCAGGAGAAGTAGAAAGGGCAAAAGACAAAATTAATATCCTTGTAAGAGCGGCGGAAAGATACAGATCCGACTTTAGCTCCCTAAGTAGAATGATCACTGCAGAAACGGCAGCCCCACTGGATTTACTTGGGAAATTCATGAAAAGCAGTCACAGAGACGCTTTCTACAGGAAAAATCAGCAGTATATACGCAGTATTTCATCAATCCGGACTGAAGATAAAGGAGTTCTTGAGGAGGAGCTGAAATCATATCTGCCACCGGAGATTTCAATTCTGAAGGATGAGGAAACTGAGATGCATCAGCTGACATACCTGTATGCATTGAGTCTTGTGTTTCTTTTTCTGATTTTAGGAGTACAGACCGGGTCCCTCAGGAAAACATTGATTCTTTATTCATCTCTGGTCCCGGCAATATGGGGCGGATTGATTTTCCTTTTGATATTCAGGCAATCTCTGAATATCTACAGCTTTCTCGGTCTACTTATTCTGCAGGGAACCATTGTGAACTCAGGAATACTTCTGCTCTCCTCTCTGGATGGATCATTTAAACAGGGACGCAGTATACAGCAGGGAGCTGCATGCCGCTTAAAACCCCTTTCAGGCAGCTGCCTCAGCACAGTGACAGCATTAATCCCTGTGCTGATCACAGCACTCCTTTCAGAAAACGGTGAAGCTGGAATGGCGCTTTCACTTATAGGAGGCCTGCTCTTTGGAACGATGCTGGTTTTGATCCTCCTGCCGGCCTTTTACCAAAACCTGGTACTCCTGAATGGGAAATAG
- a CDS encoding efflux RND transporter permease subunit: MGNRNIFLLLIFCLLICHFLKDLQFSYYPDSSKKVISVKIEMEGAGPEEIENLLCNPLEEEILMMPGISHFYSRSGWEETEITLFLDELSDLNNCYLDLRAIIERKSAFFPPSAGKAVIRKSSSLNSPVFIFVPRLMSDKKNMTPTESWTEERIRSELKGISGISQIHLSSSSGQDINIEFEEDMLSSIQQNALDLAGIIHQHNSISALSLDDSSELVLDQRLKSISDFETLALSPALELSETADINIESSAVKSLSRLNGRRQSISWIYESGDANTIDLCRKLRTAAEKIPGSLILYDRGELIEEALKELFQILCLSLTAVILITLLILKNFKAALPVCLNIPFSIGGTVAIFNMLSWEINILVLSSLALCSGMIIDCGIIVLEQGFEKSKRALWSSLVSTLIALTPFLFASPGLKFLCTPLIRALCICLTLSVLFIVLTMKQYNGRSLQGELSVRRQQINRIAGSYTKYKKYAVLVLILITIPSLLLMKNLNYSQDFKLINDSIRFSVEFPAGSSKEWIEIQLMDMEESLGEINAAEYYSSEYKDEKAGFHIKLSDISMKDELEESIKTQMMSLPGFLYFDDRPAGDSYHIRILAHMRPLLYSETEKLAQFFQRTMNEQNLTLHYKKQQPLLCVQTDNNICMATGISPLITARSLGKKLSPPVLGKWVPGDGIIYDIRIFNKEANELETSEIGKLKIEGKGSYALEDLAVLSNREDYGPIEHFNSQRSTSFSFSTEGLGGKQIHKTINRALNDYNLPEGVRVIHGEEYRIRRNNIRELIKLLTASILLLFILLIFIFESPFLPLCLMGQIILCHIFTLGFLRLLKVNLSVPVFFALILNTGLSINNGLIVFSRFRKKRPSLEEALNSLLQCRSTIVTAALTTLTGFIPFLGAGESSAELLKALSLTVGSAVIISILLLVGSLFIFKPDKSS; encoded by the coding sequence ATGGGAAATAGGAATATTTTTCTTCTTTTAATCTTCTGCCTTCTAATCTGTCACTTTTTGAAAGACCTGCAGTTTTCCTATTATCCGGATTCATCAAAAAAAGTTATCTCTGTGAAAATAGAAATGGAGGGAGCCGGACCTGAGGAGATTGAAAACCTGCTCTGCAATCCCCTGGAAGAAGAGATACTGATGATGCCGGGAATCAGCCATTTTTACTCAAGATCAGGATGGGAAGAGACTGAAATAACACTTTTTCTGGATGAACTGAGTGATCTAAATAACTGCTATCTGGATCTGAGAGCAATAATTGAAAGAAAATCAGCCTTTTTCCCGCCATCCGCCGGAAAGGCAGTAATAAGAAAAAGCAGCAGTTTAAACAGTCCTGTTTTCATATTTGTACCCAGGCTGATGAGTGATAAGAAGAATATGACACCCACTGAATCCTGGACTGAAGAGAGAATCCGGTCAGAACTGAAAGGAATAAGCGGAATATCTCAAATTCATCTGAGTTCCTCCTCCGGACAGGATATAAATATTGAGTTTGAAGAGGATATGCTCAGTTCGATTCAACAGAATGCTCTGGACCTGGCAGGCATTATTCATCAGCATAACAGCATCTCGGCCCTCAGTCTTGATGATTCATCAGAACTTGTTCTTGATCAGAGACTTAAGTCAATCTCTGATTTTGAAACACTGGCCCTCAGCCCGGCCCTGGAGCTCTCAGAAACAGCTGATATAAATATTGAAAGTTCGGCAGTTAAAAGTCTTTCCAGATTAAACGGTCGTAGACAGAGCATTTCATGGATCTATGAAAGTGGTGATGCGAACACTATAGACCTATGCAGGAAGCTGCGTACTGCAGCTGAAAAAATACCCGGAAGTCTCATACTCTATGACAGAGGAGAACTGATCGAAGAAGCTCTGAAAGAGCTATTTCAAATACTCTGCCTTTCGCTTACTGCAGTAATATTGATAACCCTTCTGATTTTAAAAAACTTCAAAGCTGCCCTTCCGGTCTGTTTGAATATCCCGTTCTCCATAGGAGGAACAGTGGCAATATTCAATATGCTCTCCTGGGAGATAAATATCCTTGTACTCTCGTCACTTGCCCTTTGCAGTGGAATGATCATTGACTGCGGTATCATTGTTCTTGAACAGGGATTTGAAAAATCAAAAAGAGCCCTCTGGTCATCTCTTGTTTCAACCCTTATTGCACTCACCCCCTTTTTATTTGCATCACCTGGTCTGAAATTCCTCTGTACACCCCTTATCAGGGCACTCTGTATCTGTCTGACACTATCAGTACTCTTTATCGTACTGACCATGAAACAGTACAATGGCAGATCATTACAGGGAGAATTATCTGTACGCCGTCAGCAGATAAACCGCATTGCAGGATCATATACAAAATATAAGAAATACGCTGTTTTGGTTTTAATTCTTATCACCATCCCATCACTGTTACTGATGAAAAACCTGAATTACTCACAGGACTTTAAACTGATAAATGACAGCATCCGCTTCTCGGTAGAATTCCCGGCAGGCAGCAGTAAGGAGTGGATAGAAATACAGCTTATGGATATGGAAGAGTCTCTTGGAGAAATTAATGCGGCGGAATACTACAGCTCAGAGTACAAGGATGAAAAGGCTGGCTTTCATATAAAACTTTCTGATATTTCAATGAAAGATGAACTGGAAGAAAGTATCAAAACACAGATGATGTCCCTCCCGGGTTTTCTCTATTTTGATGACAGGCCGGCGGGTGATTCATACCATATACGGATACTCGCTCATATGCGTCCACTGTTATACAGCGAAACAGAAAAACTGGCTCAATTTTTTCAAAGGACTATGAATGAACAGAATCTGACTCTCCATTACAAAAAACAGCAGCCCCTTCTCTGTGTTCAGACAGATAACAATATTTGCATGGCAACAGGGATAAGCCCTTTAATCACGGCCAGGAGTCTGGGAAAGAAGCTTTCACCACCTGTTCTGGGAAAATGGGTTCCGGGAGACGGCATAATCTATGACATCAGAATTTTCAATAAAGAGGCAAATGAATTGGAAACAAGTGAAATTGGAAAATTGAAAATCGAGGGAAAAGGCTCTTATGCTCTGGAAGATCTGGCTGTTTTGAGTAATAGAGAGGACTACGGTCCAATTGAACATTTCAACTCTCAGCGGAGCACTTCCTTCTCCTTCTCTACTGAGGGTCTGGGTGGAAAACAAATTCATAAGACAATAAATAGAGCCCTGAATGATTATAATCTTCCCGAAGGAGTCAGAGTTATTCACGGTGAAGAATATAGAATCCGCAGAAACAATATCAGAGAATTGATCAAACTCCTCACAGCATCAATTCTTCTTCTATTTATTCTCCTCATTTTTATATTTGAATCACCATTCCTACCACTCTGTTTGATGGGGCAGATCATCTTATGTCACATTTTTACCCTGGGCTTTCTGAGACTGTTAAAAGTAAATCTCTCTGTTCCGGTTTTCTTTGCTCTGATACTGAATACGGGTCTCTCTATCAATAACGGCCTCATAGTATTTTCCCGCTTCAGGAAAAAAAGGCCCTCTCTGGAAGAGGCGTTAAACTCATTACTGCAATGCAGAAGTACAATCGTGACAGCAGCCCTTACAACATTGACAGGTTTCATCCCCTTTCTTGGTGCAGGAGAAAGCTCTGCAGAACTTTTAAAGGCATTGTCTCTGACCGTTGGAAGTGCTGTTATTATTTCAATTCTGCTTTTAGTGGGGAGTCTCTTTATTTTCAAACCAGATAAATCCTCTTGA
- a CDS encoding efflux RND transporter periplasmic adaptor subunit codes for MTYRMILLILSTLFLHSCSDRSETEDTVSTLPRVEAYICETSEYSPDMSSFGVISPVRKADILPPSESIIRKMYFHEGDAVCEGDILAELDLQQIDLQIKEAEASLQNRESSLELSRRKLAESRRNVESRFHTISSAEIELSKKEAELNRMSDILSNKRKLFDLGGITEDELLSFELNYLEKETLFKQARFSLEIKKIGYREIDLINEGYPPSSDSQQLKLNFTDLNTKVMQAETEMAVSELESARNSLESLRLYREENTIRSPLSGIVVRRLMDEGEKASSEKPIYHICSFDQVYASCRVSEKDLISLRLEQTALISSPVSDRQSIGSINRISPWIESDSGSGEVMILLDNRDGFFRFGQFVQVSIDLEKSVQEIVIPSDSVFEGAAYLLRDNHIFRTDLTTGTPRDGMIPVYEGLTVGDRIVLSPHNGFIDGMEVSLP; via the coding sequence ATGACCTATCGAATGATCTTACTTATCCTGAGCACTCTCTTTCTTCACTCATGCAGTGACAGATCAGAGACGGAGGATACTGTCAGCACCCTTCCCCGGGTAGAAGCATACATCTGTGAAACATCTGAATACAGCCCGGATATGAGCAGTTTTGGTGTCATAAGCCCGGTTCGCAAGGCAGATATTCTTCCCCCCTCAGAGAGCATTATCCGAAAGATGTATTTCCATGAAGGAGATGCGGTCTGTGAAGGAGATATTCTGGCCGAGCTCGATCTTCAGCAGATAGATCTTCAGATAAAAGAAGCGGAAGCCTCATTACAGAACAGAGAATCCTCTCTGGAGCTGAGCCGCAGGAAACTTGCTGAAAGCCGGCGCAATGTTGAATCCCGATTCCACACAATCAGCAGTGCCGAAATTGAACTGTCAAAAAAGGAAGCGGAACTGAATCGGATGAGCGACATCCTGAGTAATAAGAGAAAACTATTTGATCTTGGAGGGATAACGGAAGATGAACTCCTCTCTTTCGAATTGAACTATCTTGAAAAGGAAACCCTCTTTAAACAGGCCCGCTTCAGCCTGGAAATTAAAAAGATAGGTTACAGAGAAATTGACCTTATCAACGAAGGATATCCTCCATCATCTGATTCACAGCAGCTGAAGTTGAATTTTACAGACCTGAATACAAAAGTAATGCAGGCAGAGACAGAGATGGCTGTTTCCGAGCTTGAATCGGCACGTAACAGTCTTGAATCTCTCAGGCTGTACAGAGAAGAAAACACAATCCGCTCCCCTTTGAGCGGTATAGTTGTCCGCCGTTTAATGGATGAGGGAGAAAAGGCATCCAGTGAGAAACCTATTTATCATATCTGCTCCTTCGATCAAGTTTATGCCAGCTGCAGAGTCAGTGAGAAAGACCTCATATCTCTCAGACTTGAACAGACTGCGCTTATAAGCAGCCCCGTAAGCGATAGGCAGAGCATTGGATCTATAAACAGGATTTCACCCTGGATAGAAAGTGACTCGGGAAGCGGAGAAGTTATGATTCTTCTGGATAACAGGGATGGATTTTTTCGTTTCGGACAGTTTGTACAGGTCAGTATAGATCTTGAAAAATCTGTACAGGAGATTGTAATACCTTCAGACTCAGTTTTTGAAGGAGCTGCATATCTCCTCCGGGATAACCATATATTCCGGACTGATCTGACAACCGGTACTCCCCGTGACGGAATGATTCCTGTATACGAAGGACTTACTGTGGGTGACCGGATTGTATTGTCTCCTCACAATGGTTTTATAGATGGAATGGAGGTGAGTCTTCCATGA